The genomic window GGAACTTCAGTAGCACCAATGTGCTGGGTAATCCCACCGGCTTCTTTCTCCGCTACACGTGTATTACGTATCCTATCGAGTAATGTGGTCTTACCGTGATCTACGTGCCCAAGAACGGCTATAATTGGTTGTCTAATCTTTTTCATAATCTCACACTCCACAAAACTTTTGATAAGCGTTACGGGATTAACTAAAACACCCGCTTTTTAAAGGTTAGGGGGGCGTGTTTATAGTAACCTTTATTAGGGTTTTTGCTGAATTCTTTCGGGTGGTTGTCGTGATCCCCAGATGGGATCACAGACTCAAAGACCCTGAAAGCGTGGCATTCGCAATTCTTGACGTTTTAGCAGACTTCGAATCAGAAGGAAAGCTGAAGAACCTGCCAAAATCCAAAAAATTTCCAGTAAAAACAATACTGGCAATACTCCTCTTTAAACAATACTACAACCTACCTCTCAGAGACGCCCAGCACTACGGCAGAAAATTCTTCGGAGCAAACATTCACTACTCAACCCTCCACAACTGGGAGAAAAAGCTGAACCTCGAAGAACTGACAAACCACCTCCTGAAAAAACTCCAGAAATTACCCTACGCCAGCACTCAAGCAGACTCAACCATTATTACAAATAAAAAAAGGGCAGGATAGAAGTTCAGGCAATAACGAGAATCCTGCCGGGTTTACTGTATCCGGTTGCTGTGAAGATCACAACTTCTGAGAACGAGCTGATTGAACTCCTGCCGGGGGGTTCTGGGAATTTTTATGCTGATGGGGCTTATGATTCAAAGAAAGTTCTGAACACTGTGGTGGAAAAGGGTTATCGGCCGATTGTTAAGAAAACTAAGAACGCTCCAGGTGGTTTTGGTAGTAAGAAGAGAGACAGAGTGTTTTCTGAAGAAGAGTACAGGCATAGGAATCCTCATGAGGGGTTCTGGGGTGCGTTTACAACGTGGTTTGGCAGTAGGATCCCCTGTTTTCTGAAAAAGACTACTGTAACCCGAATCCTGCTTGGGGTAATGTGTTATGGTCTGAAAATCCTCCTCAGAGTCAAATACTGTTTAAATAACAGGGGGTGAAACTAAACACGCCCAAGGTTAGGGATAATCTTAAAAATCCCCACGCTTACCACATTTAGTGGTTATCATGGAGAAGAAAACACTGCAGAAAGGTAAGAGCTACTACAAAAAAGGGAAGGTTTTATGGGTTCTCAAATACAAAGAAAAGCTGTTTTCGAAGGTTTTGGGTACTTATCCTTATTATGTGGAAGTTGATCTGGCAAAAGACTCAAGCAGATGCACCTGTCCACAGGGAAAGGACTGCAAGCATGCCGCTGCCACAATAGTGGCTTTTGAAGAAGGATTTTACGTAGAAAGCCATGAACCAGTCTCAGAGTTTTTTCCAGAGGCGGCTTTAAAGAGATACCTGCTTCACGACAATCCGGAACTGGGACTTGAGATTGTTTTAAAGGAGCTCCACTATCAGATAAGCAACGACGAGAGCGGGAGTGAAGTTGCCAAACTCTTGAGGGAGGCGCTAAAACTCTTTACTCTTGCTCCGTCTAAGGAAATAGGCTTCCAGATATTGGAAATTTTTAAAGAATTCAAGAGGCTTTTTTCGGACTACAACCTAACCAGAGAGCTGGAAATGGAAGTTAAAGAAACTCTAGAAGGCTGCTCTCTTTGAGCTTTCTCCTTAGGGAATCATATACTTCTTTTCCATCTAAGGTAAAGGTGTACTCAACTCCAGCTTCATCTAAAAGAAGCTTCATTATTTGGAAGGCATACTTCGCCTTAGTACCCTCCATCTCAACTGAAACGAAATAGTTTTTCCTTTTCCCGAGAGTTATGTCAAAATTAAGCCTTTCAGTAAGCTCTACACCAAGGAAAGTCAGTTTTTTCTGTGTTTTGTATTCCCTCACCATAACGTGTGGGAACTTTTTTCTCAGCTTTTCCACTATTCTCTCCACCTTGTTGTACTCTTGTTCATTAAGCTCTTCGGTGAGCTTAAGTTTTTCCACTATCATGCACTTCACCAAAAGAGGCCTTCAAAAAAAGTCTTATAAAGTTTGCATCCCTTAAAAGAGCATCGGAAGGTGGTGATATGAAGGCCATATACAGAGGCATGTGTCCTAACTGTGAGGATAGAATAAGTGACTCACGTTTATACAAGAAGCATCCCTGCGAGGTATGTCTTGATGAGGAAATAAAAGCTGAGGTATATTTTGACCTGATAAAAGGGATTAGAGATGCCCTAAAGCTAAAAGGGACTTTAAAACACTGGGAAGAACTGTATTCTCTTGAGAGAAAGTTAAAAGAGGCTGAAGAACTTTTCGAGAAAGCCACTGACTTCACTTTCTGGAGCGCCCAAAAAACCTGGGTCAAACGTTTAGTGAGAGGAAAGAGCTTTTCTATAATCGCCCCCACTGGAATGGGAAAGAGCGTTTTTGGGGCTTTTATGTCAGTTTATTATGCAAAAAAGAATAAAAAATCGTACATAGTCCTGCCAACAACACCTTTGGTAATTCAAACAATCAAGAGAGTTCAGACATTTGCAGAAAAAGCCGGGGTAAGCGTTAACTTAGCTTACTACCACGGAAACATGAAGAAAAAAGAAAAGGAAGAAATGCTCCAGAAGATACAGAGCGGAGAGTTTGACGTCCTCATAACCTCTGCACAGTATTTAGCGAGGAATTTTGACATCTTAAAGGATAAAAAGTTTGACTTTATATTCGTGGATGACGTTGATGCCTTCCTCAAAGCCTCAAAGAACATAGACCGCTCCCTCATTCTCCTCGGCTTTACCGAAGAGATCATTCAAAAGGCCTGGGAAATTATAAAGCTCAAAAAACAGATGGCGAAATACCTCAACGGCAACAGTAGTGACAAGAATGAAAAGCTAAAAGAGCTGAACAAGCAGATAAATGCCATTGAGAAGGAGATTAGAAAGTTCAAGCGTGAAAATAAGATAGGAGTTCTAATTGTAGCATCCGCCACAGGAAGTGCAAGAGGGGACAGAATAAAGCTTTACCGTGAGCTTCTCGATTTTGAAGTGGGAAGCGGCAGATCTGCACTGAGAAACGTCGTGGACAGCTATCTCTTCCCAGAAAAGCCCATAGAAGAGCATGTCAAAGAGCTGTTGGAAACCTTAGGCCCTGGAGGACTCATATTTGTCCCGGTTGATCAGGGAATAGCGTATGCAGAGAAGCTGACGAAGTACCTTCAGGATTTAGGATTCAAGGTGGAATTGGTCTCAGCGAAGAACAAAAAGGGGCTTGAGAAATTCGAGAAGGGAGAGGTTGACTACCTGATAGGCGTTGCTACGTATTACGGTTCCATCGTGAGAGGGCTTGATTTGCCCCACCTAATAAGATACGCCATATTCACCGGTGTTCCAAAGTTCCGGTTCAGCATAGACCTTGAACAGCCCACCATATACAGGGTTTTAGGGTTAATGAGCGAAGTCATGGAGTTTCTCGAAGATGAAGATAGGAGAGAGGCAGAGAAGCTGTATGCCAGACTAAGGAGACTCATAAGAAACATCCCGCAATTTGAAATCCTGAAGATAGAGGAAGCACTTGCAGAAGGCCTGCCCTTAGAAGGGTTCTCAAATCATGTTCTTGGGGTCTTTAGAGAAGCCGTTGAGTTCCTCAGGAATGTGTTAAGAAAGCCCGAAGTTCTAAAGAGGATAGAAGAAGACCCATTTGTAAGCCTCAAGAAAGAGGAAGGAAAATGGTACATAGAGATTCCCGACGTGAGAACGTACATACAGGCCACGGGAAGAACTTCGAGGCTTTTCGCTGGAGGTATCACAAAGGGTCTCAGCGTTTTAATAGTGGATAACGAAAAGATCCTCAACGGACTTAAGAGGCAAATGCGCTGGCGCTTTGCGGAGTTTGACATGAAGCCCTTCAATGAGCTCAACTTGGAGGAGATACTAAAAGAAATCGACGCTGATAGGGAGAAAGTTAGGCTCATTATGGAGGGCAAAATAGCGGAGAAGACAAAAGACCTCGTAAAGTCAGCCCTTATGATTGTGGAGTCACCGAACAAGGCTAGAACCATTGCAGGTTTCTTTGGACAGCCAAGCAAGCGGCGTATTGGGGATTTAGTGGCATATGAAGTAAGCATAGGCGATCTGATGCTCACCATACTGGCAAGCGGAGGGCACATGTTCGATCTCGTTACTACAGAAGGTTACCACGGAGTTTTGATAAAGGAAAATGATGGGAAGCTTTACTTTATCCCGGTTTACGATACCTTAAAGCGCTGTAGAGACTGTGGCCATCAGTTCGTGGACTGGGAAGAGAAGGGGGTATGCCCCAAGTGCGGCTCAAGGGATGTGAGGGATGCCCTTGAAAACGTCGTTGCAATGAGAGAGATTGCCCAAGAAGTTGATGAGATACTGATCGGAACTGATCCCGATGTTGAGGGTGAAAAGATAGCCTGGGACATAAGAAACGTTCTTTCTCCGTATACTCCAACCATAAAGAGAATAGAGTTCCACGAAGTCACGAGGCCGGCTATTCTAAAGGCCCTTAAAGAGGCAAGAGACGTGAATGAGGGAAGGGTAAATGCTCAACTCGTGAGGAGGATAGAAGACAGATGGATAGGGTTCGAGCTCAGCCAGAAGCTCTGGGAAGTCTTTGAGAACACTTACCTCTCAGCTGGGAGAGTCCAAACTCCCGTTCTGGGCTGGATCATAGAGAGATACAGAGAATTCGTGGAAAGCGAAACCGACTTCATGAGGTTAACCCTTGAAAACGATCTGGAAGTGACGCTTGAGGGAGCTAAGGAAGAAGTCCAAGAGGTAGTCGTTGAAGATGTCCAACTGGAGGAAAGAGAACTAAACCCCCTCCCACCATATACAACCGATACTCTGCTCCAGGATGCCTCAAGATTCCTAGGATTTTCAACCGACTACACTATGAGGCTCGCCCAAGACCTATTCGAACTGGGTCTGGTGACTTACATAAGAACGGACTCCACTCACGTAAGCAACGTCGGCCTTGAAGTCGCTAAGGAATACATTACCGAAGAGATTGGCGAGGATTACTTTGCTCCAAGGAAGTGGGGAGAAGAAGGGGCGCATGAGTGTATAAGGCCCACAAGACCCATAGATACCGGAAGGCTCATGCAGCTGCTGAGGGATGGGATAATAACTCTGGCAAGAAGTCTAACAAGGGACCACTTTAGGCTCTATGACATGATATTCAGGCGCTTTATGACTTCCCAGATGAAAGCGGCAAAGATACTCTACGAAAAGGCCGTTATCGACGCAAAAGTAGCAAAAGCGGAAGTGGAAGGCTATGTGGAGATACTCTTCGATGGGTGGACAAAGCTCAGAGCTCCGCCACTGAGGCAGATACCGAAACTTGAGAAGGGACAGATAATTAAGGTTAAGGAAATCAAGAAATGGAGGGCTCCGAAAGTACCTCTGTTCACCCAGGGAGACATAATAGCCCTTATGAAGGAGCGCAAAATCGGAAGGCCATCTACATATGCAAAGATCGTCAAAACTCTCTTGGACAGACACTATGTTATCGAAACGAAGGGAAGGAAGAAGTTGGTGCCAACAGAGCTTGGTACGAAGGTCTATCACTACCTAATAAGCAAATACAAGGAGCTCGTAAGCGAAGAAAGGACCAGACAGCTGGAGGAGCTCATGGATCTCGTGGAGGAGAACAAGGTAGATTACCAGGAAATACTGAACGATATGTACAAGGAAATAAGGAAGTACATCGCTTCTTGATTGCTTCTCTTCCCATTTCTTCTTAAAACTTGAGATGAAAAGAGAAGAGAAAAGAAATCACTCTTTTTTGTGCTTCATTTTCCAGTGGTGCCACTTGTAGAGGGCAGCAAGTGACTTGATTGCCCTTTCTGGCTCTGGGTAGGCTGGGATGCCGTGTTCGTTGAGCATGTCAATTGCTTCCTTGGCTTCAACGCCACCTACTATTGCCACTACGAGCGGTTTCTTCCTTCCGCTTGCCTCGTACTCCTTGATGACTATCTTTGCGAGGTCTCTTGGGTCAAGGACAGCTGTCTGGCAGTAGAGGACTGCTATGGCATGCATCTCTGGGTGTGCCAGGGCATCTCTAATTGCACCTTCGTAGGATTCAGCTCCAGCCATACCTGTAAGGTCTACCGGGTTCTTGTAGCTTCCGAATGGTGGCATGTGGTTTGCAAAGACCTTGAGCTCCTCAAGGTTGTCGTAAAGCTTCAATCCTTCTTCCTCAGCGGCGTCAGTTGCCATAACGCCTATTCCACCACCGTTTGTGAGGATTACAACGTTCTCTCCTTGTGGCTCTGGGAGGTTTGAAAGTGTTCTTGCCCAGTCAAAAGCCTCGCCAATTGTTAATGCTCTTAAAACACCGCTCTGCTTGAATGCAGCTGTGTAAATGTTGTCAGCACCAGCAAGTGAACCCGTGTGAGATGCAGCTGCCTTGGCTCCCCTTTCACTCCTTCCAGCTTTGATGATTATGATTGGCTTCTTCATTGAGACCTTCTTTGCGACTTCCATGAATTTTCTTCCGTCTTTCACACCTTCCATGTAAATCAAGATGGCTCCGGTGTTTTCGTCAGTCTCAAAGTATTCGAGCAGGTCTGCATCGTCAATATCGCTCTTGTTTCCAACGCTAACAACAGCTGAAAGACCGACCTTTTCAAGTATTGTCCATCCCAT from Thermococcus bergensis includes these protein-coding regions:
- the acs gene encoding acetate--CoA ligase alpha subunit, which gives rise to MSLEALFKPKSVAVIGASGTPGKIGYAIMKNLIDYGYEGKIYAVNVKGGEIEIGGRKFPVYKSILDVPDEVDMAVIVVPAKFVPQVVEECGKKGVKVLPIISSGFGELGEEGKKVEQQLVETAHKYGMRILGPNIFGVVYTPAKLNATFGPTDVMPGKLALISQSGALGIALMGWTILEKVGLSAVVSVGNKSDIDDADLLEYFETDENTGAILIYMEGVKDGRKFMEVAKKVSMKKPIIIIKAGRSERGAKAAASHTGSLAGADNIYTAAFKQSGVLRALTIGEAFDWARTLSNLPEPQGENVVILTNGGGIGVMATDAAEEEGLKLYDNLEELKVFANHMPPFGSYKNPVDLTGMAGAESYEGAIRDALAHPEMHAIAVLYCQTAVLDPRDLAKIVIKEYEASGRKKPLVVAIVGGVEAKEAIDMLNEHGIPAYPEPERAIKSLAALYKWHHWKMKHKKE
- the rgy gene encoding reverse gyrase, which translates into the protein MKAIYRGMCPNCEDRISDSRLYKKHPCEVCLDEEIKAEVYFDLIKGIRDALKLKGTLKHWEELYSLERKLKEAEELFEKATDFTFWSAQKTWVKRLVRGKSFSIIAPTGMGKSVFGAFMSVYYAKKNKKSYIVLPTTPLVIQTIKRVQTFAEKAGVSVNLAYYHGNMKKKEKEEMLQKIQSGEFDVLITSAQYLARNFDILKDKKFDFIFVDDVDAFLKASKNIDRSLILLGFTEEIIQKAWEIIKLKKQMAKYLNGNSSDKNEKLKELNKQINAIEKEIRKFKRENKIGVLIVASATGSARGDRIKLYRELLDFEVGSGRSALRNVVDSYLFPEKPIEEHVKELLETLGPGGLIFVPVDQGIAYAEKLTKYLQDLGFKVELVSAKNKKGLEKFEKGEVDYLIGVATYYGSIVRGLDLPHLIRYAIFTGVPKFRFSIDLEQPTIYRVLGLMSEVMEFLEDEDRREAEKLYARLRRLIRNIPQFEILKIEEALAEGLPLEGFSNHVLGVFREAVEFLRNVLRKPEVLKRIEEDPFVSLKKEEGKWYIEIPDVRTYIQATGRTSRLFAGGITKGLSVLIVDNEKILNGLKRQMRWRFAEFDMKPFNELNLEEILKEIDADREKVRLIMEGKIAEKTKDLVKSALMIVESPNKARTIAGFFGQPSKRRIGDLVAYEVSIGDLMLTILASGGHMFDLVTTEGYHGVLIKENDGKLYFIPVYDTLKRCRDCGHQFVDWEEKGVCPKCGSRDVRDALENVVAMREIAQEVDEILIGTDPDVEGEKIAWDIRNVLSPYTPTIKRIEFHEVTRPAILKALKEARDVNEGRVNAQLVRRIEDRWIGFELSQKLWEVFENTYLSAGRVQTPVLGWIIERYREFVESETDFMRLTLENDLEVTLEGAKEEVQEVVVEDVQLEERELNPLPPYTTDTLLQDASRFLGFSTDYTMRLAQDLFELGLVTYIRTDSTHVSNVGLEVAKEYITEEIGEDYFAPRKWGEEGAHECIRPTRPIDTGRLMQLLRDGIITLARSLTRDHFRLYDMIFRRFMTSQMKAAKILYEKAVIDAKVAKAEVEGYVEILFDGWTKLRAPPLRQIPKLEKGQIIKVKEIKKWRAPKVPLFTQGDIIALMKERKIGRPSTYAKIVKTLLDRHYVIETKGRKKLVPTELGTKVYHYLISKYKELVSEERTRQLEELMDLVEENKVDYQEILNDMYKEIRKYIAS
- a CDS encoding SWIM zinc finger family protein; translated protein: MEKKTLQKGKSYYKKGKVLWVLKYKEKLFSKVLGTYPYYVEVDLAKDSSRCTCPQGKDCKHAAATIVAFEEGFYVESHEPVSEFFPEAALKRYLLHDNPELGLEIVLKELHYQISNDESGSEVAKLLREALKLFTLAPSKEIGFQILEIFKEFKRLFSDYNLTRELEMEVKETLEGCSL